In the genome of Henningerozyma blattae CBS 6284 chromosome 5, complete genome, one region contains:
- the RHO3 gene encoding Rho family GTPase RHO3 (similar to Saccharomyces cerevisiae RHO3 (YIL118W); ancestral locus Anc_2.249), protein MFCGSSNTTSKPIERKIVILGDGACGKTSLLNVFTRGYFPKVYEPTVFENYIHDIFVDGKHITLSLWDTAGQEEFDRLRSLSYADTDTIMLCFSIDSRDSLENVEHKWVGEIADHCEGVKLVLVALKCDLRNKDNEANNMINPTLIKQQTTNSDRNNIQSNGSQLISYDEGVAMAKKISALRYLECSAKLNKGVNEAFTEATRVVLTPDSSRKDHNEKDDGGSSCIIA, encoded by the coding sequence atgtttTGTGGATCATCGAATACCACCAGTAAACCAATTGAAAGgaaaattgtaattttagGAGATGGTGCCTGTGGTAAGACATCTCTATTAAATGTGTTTACAAGGGGTTATTTCCCCAAAGTATATGAGCCTACTGTTTTTGAGAATTATATCcatgatatttttgttgATGGTAAACATATCACGCTATCACTTTGGGATACAGCAGGCcaagaagaatttgataGATTAAGATCATTATCATATGCTGATACAGATACAATCATGCTATGCTTTAGTATCGATTCTAGAGATTCATTGGAAAATGTGGAACATAAATGGGTTGGCGAAATTGCTGATCATTGTGAAGGTGTTAAATTAGTATTGGTTGCCTTAAAATGTGACTTAAGGAATAAGGACAATGAGGCAAATAATATGATTAACCCTactttaataaaacaaCAAACAACCAATAGTGACCGTAATAATATCCAATCAAATGGATCTCAATTAATATCGTATGATGAAGGTGTAGCGATGgccaaaaaaataagtgCTTTACGTTATTTAGAGTGTAGTGCAAAGTTGAATAAAGGTGTTAATGAAGCCTTTACAGAAGCTACTCGTGTTGTACTAACACCTGATTCATCTCGTAAGGATCATAATGAGAAAGACGATGGTGGTAGCAGTTGCATTATAGCATGA
- the NUP159 gene encoding FG-nucleoporin NUP159 (similar to Saccharomyces cerevisiae NUP159 (YIL115C); ancestral locus Anc_2.253), whose translation MVEELQTTISEDFGFKQIAKPISILPNYKDEQLPYTSIHNLDILNYPSTSTPLFIAATSTKVIIGDLQSLRNFAVSETEESNFDIKWEKNVDNTILTKFLPSENLAIIINQSFDEIYQVDLTNFTETKLSFKFSDSIRQSMVYGTDLIILSNNGSLSIVKILENNASPVMLKSNTVSFDILNDSIFCFKDNHSVEVYFMPTFIAKSQSETPNLTITPPDDLLQEFDDQYLPYLINALDKSTFILIWGEPINLEDVNYDFKSYLVTASNGQFQFKESFDITPAFGQVLRYPTLYKIPLTNLLPEPVQSINLIASSTSSEITIIDKNEVFQPAQDSERLSLPLNEQTDNDTNPIGMSLDIATTGSIDQPCPGVDTVSQLPLIYILNNEGQIQINALYNVAHLKSNTFNINALETLIKNSYKENKGNDIQLAKLSLDNNSVQNNSKSDDTTSESSLNKPATTDSPFGKPLFGSTSTDSPFGKPALGTTSTYSPFGKPAFGTTSTESPFGKPAFGSSTTDSPFGKPSFGTTSTFGKPSFGTTSTDSPFGKPAFGTTSTDSPFGKPAFGTSSADSPFSKLSSNQSQSNEPNFGDSITTEKSANPAFSQHTFGKSNFGQTPYNTVNSEISGSFGSKPFSSSFGAFSSNNNSNSSSPFANLGKEKITTSDEEQKPKSFSDFPKFDSSNISAFGKPVFGEPSTSNIESPFKHLLQKEQEKDNTSTSDDFKDSTVENTVEPEEPPQKDDIDEDKTTNENSKDSTQIKDESATANNTVSVSESLIKGETDDATQTNDILSFTERLKKSTNFSGLDNDSLKQSFTTLSSKGTSASPFASFQNNFSKSPNASKFSFNKPTSSITSTDGSAESTILNTNSKEDLKEGQVSEKNLFSKQPLNTAMEHEKNSTIHQEKEDHQEQKDENAQEQNIKADIQTENKDFPQQENNNLLQKSNEDIQQETEEVLKKENEVNIQKEDLTDLQKEDIAALKKETDADPQKESKNLLQDRSEEIGSNNNIDNCNNDVIEEKSSDTENEDESEKEVDEGDFPFPNVAEVQPLPTDNIDEDVEQTDGSLPTSFEVISSNTNTNDTTPTEASDEENGREIMSQGTQTISLVDTVEFSMQTDPIQLVSNGTQVPHAPTSDFGMQTAPVEVCDFELQAFEKEESYLADYYKPIKLKSYYPCADVSNMKFNSTDPIMQRIEATYYNIEGELLVMQENSDNLGKYIKDQSTIEIHNRSLNTINNIYTWRIPEISTLMDLLKKHGESMEGIYQKLNSMLEDVEESEKSISILSKFYSEFSKAKKDIKKLQMIKDKSLERLRDLDCHQWLKQISLRNKLEQATKKINEIEELLNILKLYTIKAGRLNENPYVIKLAQESATHKDLLLSINTLSDQVRQLLGDSKAIKPVENIPKLESSMKSLDIAQLGMSINTKREIGLFFKNMEIQETTA comes from the coding sequence ATGGTTGAAGAGCTTCAAACGACGATATCTGAGGATTTCGGTTTTAAGCAAATTGCAAAGCCCATATCCATTTTACCAAACTATAAAGATGAACAATTGCCATATACATCAATTCACAATTTAGATATTCTTAATTACCCTTCAACTTCGACTCCATTATTTATTGCTGCCACTTCTACTAAAGTTATTATCGGTGACTTGCAAAGTTTAAGGAACTTTGCTGTATCAGAAACGGAAGAAAGcaattttgatattaaatgGGAAAAAAATGTAGATAATACTATTCTGACAAAGTTTTTACCAAGTGAAAATTTAgctattataattaatcAATCATTCGATGAAATATATCAAGTTGATCTGACTAATTTTACTGAAACAAAATTGTCCTTTAAATTCAGCGATTCAATTAGGCAATCAATGGTTTACGGTACagatttaattattttatccAATAATGGTTCGCTGTCgattgtaaaaatattagaaaataatgcGTCTCCAGTCATGTTAAAAAGTAATACAGTATCATTTGATATCCTCAATGATTCAATTTTCTGTTTTAAAGATAATCATTCTGTTGAGGTTTATTTCATGCCAACATTCATCGCAAAGAGTCAGAGTGAAACACCCAATCTAACAATCACCCCCCCAGATGATCTTTTACAAGAGTTTGATGATCAATATTTACCATATTTGATAAACGCATTAGACAAATCCACATTTATATTGATTTGGGGTGAACCTATTAATTTAGAAGACGTGAATtatgattttaaatcttaTCTTGTTACTGCTTCAAATGgccaatttcaatttaaagaatcttTTGATATAACCCCAGCTTTTGGGCAAGTGTTAAGATATCCAACTCTTTATAAAATCCCTTTAACAAACCTCTTACCAGAACCTGTTCAATCAATCAACCTAATTGCATCTTCAACTTCTTCAGAAATCACAATCATTGATAAGAATGAAGTCTTTCAACCAGCTCAAGATAGTGAACGATTATCTTTGCCTTTAAATGAACAAACCGATAATGATACAAATCCAATTGGGATGTCCCTAGACATTGCCACTACAGGATCCATTGATCAACCTTGCCCTGGTGTGGATACTGTTTCTCAATTAcctttaatatatatcttaAACAATGAAggtcaaattcaaattaatgCTCTTTATAACGTCGCGCATTTAAAAAGCAAcacttttaatattaatgcaTTGGAAActttgataaaaaattcatacAAGGAAAATAAGGGTAATGATATTCAGTTAGCCAAATTATCTTTGGACAATAATTCAGTCCAGAATAACTCAAAATCTGACGATACTACATCAGAATCATCATTAAACAAGCCAGCCACTACAGACTCTCCTTTTGGCAAGCCTTTATTTGGATCTACATCCACAGACTCGCCATTCGGAAAACCTGCCCTTGGAACTACCTCCACATACTCACCATTTGGAAAGCCTGCATTTGGAACTACCTCCACAGAATCACCATTTGGGAAACCAGCATTTGGGTCATCAACTACAGACTCGCCATTTGGAAAGCCTTCATTTGGAACTACCTCTACATTTGGAAAGCCTTCATTTGGAACCACTTCTACAGATTCACCATTTGGTAAACCTGCCTTTGGAACCACTTCTACAGATTCACCATTTGGTAAACCTGCCTTTGGAACTTCTTCGGCAGACTCGCCTTTCAGTAAGTTATCTTCTAATCAATCACAATCAAACGAACCTAATTTTGGTGATTCTATAACGACAGAGAAATCAGCAAATCCTGCTTTTAGTCAACACACTTTTGGTAAGTCTAATTTTGGCCAAACGCCTTATAATACGGTTAATTCAGAAATATCAGGATCATTTGGCTCCAAACCATTTAGTTCTTCCTTTGGTGCCTTTAGctcaaataataactctAATAGTTCCTCCCCATTTGCAAATTTGGGTAAAGAGAAAATAACAACGAGTGATGAAGAACAGAAGCCAAAATCCTTTTCTGATTTTCCAAAGTttgattcttcaaatataagTGCTTTTGGCAAACCTGTATTCGGAGAGCCCAGTACTAGCAATATTGAATCTCCATTTAAGCATCTGCTACAGAAGGAGCAAGAAAAAGACAATACTTCCACAAGTGATGATTTCAAAGATTCTACAGTCGAAAATACAGTCGAACCAGAAGAACCCCCCCAAAAGGATGATATAGATGAAGATAAAActacaaatgaaaatagtAAGGATTCGACACAAATAAAAGATGAATCAGCCACAGCAAATAATACTGTCTCTGTATCTGAATCATTGATTAAAGGAGAAACTGATGATGCAACACAAACTAACGATATACTTTCTTTCACcgaaagattaaaaaaatcaacaaaCTTTTCTGGATTAGATAATGATTCTTTAAAACAGTCATTTACTACTCTATCCAGTAAAGGAACCTCAGCCTCTCCATTTGCTAGtttccaaaataatttctcaAAATCTCCTAATGCttctaaattttcttttaataaaccAACCTCATCAATCACTTCTACAGACGGTTCTGCTGAGAGCACAATTCTtaatacaaattcaaaGGAAGATCTGAAAGAAGGTCAAGtaagtgaaaaaaatctattttCAAAGCAACCCTTGAACACAGCAATGGaacatgaaaaaaatagtacaATACACCAAGAAAAGGAAGATCATCAAGAACAAAAGGATGAAAATGCCCaagaacaaaatattaaagcGGATATACAGacagaaaataaagattttccacaacaagaaaataataatttattacaaaaaagTAATGAGGATATACAGCAAGAAACTGAGGAGGTTctaaagaaagaaaatgaagttaatattcaaaaagaaGATCTAACTGATTTACAAAAGGAAGACATAGCtgctttgaaaaaagaaactgATGCCGATCCTCAGAAAGAATCTAAAAATCTTCTACAAGATCGATCAGAAGAAATTGGctccaataataatattgataactgtaataatgatgttatagaagaaaaatcatCAGATactgaaaatgaagatgaatctGAAAAAGAAGTAGATGAGGGGGATTTCCCATTTCCAAACGTTGCAGAAGTACAACCTTTACCAACCgataatattgatgaagatgTTGAACAAACTGATGGATCTCTACCAACATCATTTGAAGTCATCAGTTCTAATACCAATACTAATGATACAACACCGACTGAAGCTtctgatgaagaaaatggAAGAGAAATAATGAGTCAAGGAACTCAGACGATTAGTTTGGTTGATACTGTAGAATTTTCTATGCAAACAGATCCAATACAACTAGTTTCGAATGGTACACAAGTACCCCATGCCCCTACTTCTGATTTTGGTATGCAAACTGCCCCAGTTGAAGTATGTGACTTCGAACTTCAagcatttgaaaaagaagaatctTACTTGGCTGACTATTATAAACCtatcaaattaaaaagttATTACCCTTGTGCAGATGTCTCTAAtatgaaatttaattcGACTGACCCAATAATGCAAAGAATAGAAGCCACTTACTATAATATTGAAGGTGAATTATTAGTAATGCAAGAAAATTCGGATAATTTAGGTAAATACATTAAGGACCAATCCACTATTGAAATCCATAATCGTTCTTTGAATactatcaataatatttatacttGGAGAATACCTGAAATTAGTACTCTTATGgatcttttgaaaaaacaTGGTGAAAGTATGGAGGGAATATACCAAAAACTGAATTCCATGCTCGAAGATGTTGAAGAGTCAGAAAAATctatatcaatattatctaaattttattctGAATTCTCCAAGGCTAAGAAAGATATCAAGAAActtcaaatgataaaagataaatctTTGGAAAGATTACGTGACTTAGATTGTCATCAATGGTTGAAACAAATCAGTTTACGTAATAAATTGGAACAAGCTACTAAGAAAATcaatgaaattgaagaattattaaacatcTTGAAGCTATACACTATCAAAGCGGGAAGGTTGAATGAAAATCCATACGTTATAAAATTAGCTCAAGAATCTGCAACTCATAAAGATTTGTTGCTTTCGATAAATACTCTATCGGATCAAGTTCGTCAATTGCTGGGTGACAGTAAAGCTATAAAACCTGTTGAAAATATACCTAAATTAGAAAGTAGTATGAAATCTTTGGATATTGCCCAATTAGGTATGTCGATTAATACAAAGAGAGAAATTGgtttatttttcaagaatATGGAAATACAAGAAACTACTGCttag
- the ARP5 gene encoding actin-related protein ARP5 (similar to Saccharomyces cerevisiae ARP5 (YNL059C); ancestral locus Anc_2.248), translating to MSRDSSLSPLPINIINDPPFNEKPEPFDDPSNYGPDIPIAIDFGSYNVKAGYTNQSLPTHVFTNKLTRYRDRKLAKTMTFIGNDTNLDQPLRIQAKRPYDGLFIANWEYAEEIFDYTLHHLGVQTTNGSISNPIILTEKMACLQSQRANWYQLLFETFDVPSATFGLDSLYAFYNNCANPFESDGLVINCGHEDTNIVPIVQGKGILTEAKRINWGGRHSTEYLSSLLTLKYPYFPTKLSEFQYQTMYEDFCYVSPNYNEDIKNFLTLENLETKDIVVEAPFTEVLQPQKTEEELKIQAEKRKESGRRLQEQAKQKRIEKLVQKEEEFQYYTQLKEQFADQPKRAFLSALQNAGFDDEQDFKKYMYNLERSLAKSKDIDFGDGDEDDDENNENYDNTANDKYNLVDIPDDQLSPEQIREKRKQRLLKANHEARKKAKEEKEKQRLEEEELKRKDQEWRETDLTGWIKDKRSILNELIKKRKDKIKIRDEMKDRKSQTFQNRMKNLATLAEDNVKSGSKRTRQQATIDNDPNDTFGANDEDWAVYNDIAMNEDAFEEALEEEYNEIVALERRLLEFDPNFTEEDTLDAQYDWRNSVLHLFLRGPRPHDSEDPHQQHQIHMNVERIRVPEVMFQPSIGGCDQAGISELSETLFLRKFNSSPRKLSSISERMLNNVWLTGGHAKLPGLKERIVKEYTEFLPVGTKMSINISNDPSLDTWKGMAKLASNTDYLKKIQVTKKDYEEYGPEYMMEHNLGNMPYFQ from the coding sequence ATGTCTAGAGACAGTTCGTTATCACCATTACCAATTAACATTATTAATGACCCAccatttaatgaaaaaccGGAACCATTTGATGATCCTTCAAATTATGGGCCAGATATTCCTATAGCTATTGATTTTGGCTCATATAACGTTAAAGCTGGTTATACTAACCAATCATTACCAACACATGTATTTACCAACAAATTGACCAGATACAGAGATCGTAAGCTAGCAAAAACTATGACTTTTATCGGTAATGATACTAATTTGGATCAACCTTTACGAATACAAGCTAAGAGACCATATGATGGTTTATTCATTGCAAATTGGGAATATGCAGAAGAAATTTTCGATTATACTTTACATCATTTGGGTGTACAGACTACAAATGGTAGCATATCAAATCCAATCATATTAACTGAAAAGATGGCATGCTTACAATCTCAAAGAGCCAATTGGTATCAATTACTTTTCGAAACTTTTGACGTTCCTTCAGCTACTTTTGGTTTGGATTCTTTATATGcgttttataataattgtgCAAATCCTTTTGAAAGTGATGGGTTGGTCATTAATTGTGGTCATGAAGATACCAACATAGTACCGATTGTCCAAGGTAAAGGAATTCTAACTGAAGCTAAGAGAATCAATTGGGGTGGGAGACATTCTACAGAGTATTTGAGTAGTCTCCtaactttaaaatatcCTTACTTTCCAACTAAACTCTCTGAATTCCAATATCAAACAATGTATGAAGATTTTTGCTATGTTTCCCCAAATtataatgaagatattaAGAATTTCCTAACATTAGAGAATTTAGAAACTAAAGATATTGTAGTTGAAGCACCATTTACTGAAGTATTACAGCCACAAAAgactgaagaagaattgaaaattcaagctgaaaagagaaaagaaagTGGTAGAAGACTTCAAGAACAAGCGAAACAGAAAAggattgaaaaattagttcaaaaagaagaagaatttcaGTATTATACTCAATTAAAGGAGCAATTCGCAGATCAACCAAAAAGAGCATTTTTATCGGCGTTACAAAATGCAGGGTTTGATGATGAACAAGATTTTAAGAAATACATGTATAATCTAGAAAGGTCTTTAGCAAAATCAAAAGATATTGATTTCGGAGATggtgatgaagatgatgatgaaaataatgaaaattacGATAATACTGCGAATGATAAGTATAATCTTGTAGATATTCCTGATGATCAGTTATCTCCTGAACAAATAAGGGAAAAACGAAAGCAAAGATTGTTAAAGGCCAACCATGAGGCTAGAAAAAAGGCTAAAgaggaaaaagaaaagcaACGtctagaagaagaagaattaaagcGTAAAGATCAGGAATGGAGAGAAACTGATTTGACTGGTTGgattaaagataaaagatCCATTCTAAACGAACTaattaagaaaagaaaggataaaataaaaatacgtGACGAAATGAAAGATCGTAAATCACAAACTTTCCAAAATCGTATGAAAAATCTTGCAACATTGGCTGAAGATAACGTTAAATCGGGCTCTAAGAGAACAAGACAACAAGCTACTATAGACAATGATCCTAATGATACGTTCGGTGCTAATGATGAGGATTGGGCTGTCTATAATGATATTGCTATGAATGAAGATGCTTTCGAAGAAGCTTTGGAAGAGGAATATAACGAGATTGTTGCTCTTGAAAGAAGACTTTTAGAATTTGATCCTAATTTTACCGAAGAAGATACTTTAGACGCGCAATATGATTGGAGAAACTCTGTGctacatttatttttgagaGGCCCAAGGCCTCACGATAGTGAAGATCCACATCAACAGCATCAAATCCATATGAATGTAGAACGAATTCGTGTACCAGAAGTAATGTTTCAGCCTTCAATTGGTGGCTGTGATCAAGCAGGCATCTCAGAACTTTCAGAAACATTATTTCTAAggaaatttaattcatcgCCACGTAAATTAAGTTCAATATCTGAGAGAATGTTGAATAATGTTTGGCTAACTGGGGGACATGCAAAACTGCCCGGTCTAAAGGAAAGAATTGTTAAAGAATATACTGAATTTTTACCAGTTGGTACAAAGATGtctataaatatttcaaatgatcCATCTTTAGATACATGGAAGGGTATGGCAAAATTAGCTAGCAATACAGactatttaaaaaaaatacaggTAACTAAGAAAGATTACGAAGAATATGGGCCAGAATATATGATGGAGCATAATTTAGGAAATATGCCTTATTTCCAATAG
- the SUA5 gene encoding threonylcarbamoyladenylate synthase (similar to Saccharomyces cerevisiae SUA5 (YGL169W); ancestral locus Anc_8.111) has product MTTLQHTFKTKILKVDPSCIHFPPNAHLDGSLPTITDPATEDALLEAAKIIRDTDETVAFPTETVYGLGGSSLNDNSVKNIYKAKNRPSDNPLISHVSSVDQLNRKIYLQSNLKKNSLLNNIPKNYHSLIKKLWPGPLTIILPTPNPEIQTLSKLTTADQPTFAVRIPSNPVARALIALSDTPIAAPSANASTRPSPTQASHVFHDLQGRIPLILDGGSCDVGVESTVIDGLSSPPMLLRPGGFTYEQIVRLGGEQWSNCKVENKKTVAKGEKVRTPGMKYKHYSPSAKVVLLVPNDDKSSLTTASEKIQKFIDIIKSELTKPNSMSAINIAVLSSCQLTDLITSDILLKHVPNKKFLIQSLGTDGETIQTNLFSALRKVDEEDKVDIIFVEGIHETGEGLAIMNRLKKAAGENNLVLF; this is encoded by the coding sequence ATGACTACACTTCAACATACatttaaaactaaaattttaaaagttgaTCCTTCCTGCATTCATTTCCCACCTAATGCACATTTGGATGGCTCTCTACCGACTATTACCGATCCTGCAACAGAAGATGCTCTATTAGAAGCTGCTAAAATCATTAGAGACACAGATGAAACAGTCGCTTTCCCAACAGAAACGGTTTATGGTCTTGGTGGTTCATCATTGAATGATAATTCTGTcaaaaatatctataaaGCTAAAAATAGACCTAGTGATAATCCATTAATTTCTCATGTGTCGTCAGTGGATCAATTAAATCGAAAAATTTACTTACAATCGAacttaaagaaaaatagcttgctaaataatattcccAAGAATTATCACTCACTAATTAAAAAGTTATGGCCTGGCCCACTGACTATTATTTTACCAACACCAAATCCTGAAATTCAAACATTATCTAAGCTAACAACAGCAGATCAACCAACTTTTGCAGTTAGAATTCCCTCAAACCCAGTTGCAAGAGCATTGATAGCTTTAAGCGATACACCAATTGCTGCACCTTCTGCCAATGCTTCAACAAGACCATCTCCAACTCAAGCTTCTCATGTGTTTCATGACCTACAAGGCAGAATTCCCTTGATTCTTGATGGTGGCTCCTGTGATGTAGGTGTAGAAAGCACTGTTATTGATGGCCTATCTTCACCTCCAATGCTATTACGTCCTGGTGGTTTTACATATGAACAGATTGTAAGATTAGGAGGAGAGCAATGGTCTAATTGTAAAgtagaaaacaaaaaaacagTGGCTAAAGGTGAAAAAGTTAGAACTCCTGGTATGAAATACAAACACTATTCTCCATCCGCAAAAGTTGTTTTGTTGGTAcctaatgatgataaatcTTCACTAACTACAGCATCTGAGaagattcaaaaatttattgatattattaaaagtgaGTTAACTAAGCCTAATTCAATGTCTGCTATTAATATTGCAGTTTTGTCTTCCTGCCAACTCACTGATCTCATTACAAGTGACATTTTGTTGAAACACGTTccaaataagaaatttttaattcaaagtTTGGGAACCGATGGTGAAACTATTCAAACAAACCTTTTTTCTGCCTTACGTAAAGTTGATGAGGAAGATAAAGTAGACATTATCTTTGTTGAAGGAATCCATGAAACTGGTGAGGGATTGGCAATTATGAATAGACTGAAAAAAGCAGCAggagaaaataatttggtactcttttaa
- the TBLA0E03875 gene encoding uncharacterized protein (similar to Saccharomyces cerevisiae PRM5 (YIL117C) and YNL058C; ancestral locus Anc_2.250), with product MAPTENLSTITSKYVPTLTARALPKLTLTTTTFTTPSIEIPRTNNNPYIWTNPNNVLDGTVFISIGAALGGLIITLLFINLYLSYTSKKNTNLDNYNYNNFDNEKANFLRLDSNPSSLSKKNKKLENSPFTKFNSTSLLLNTSDQDSLEYEISTDMASTIVENGKKKVIKNETSLSTFEFKEPFSPINKYTSKITKPVNLNRTNSTSTRNSRNSQNLNPYQYTDKRSSLFISPTFEIMQNEKRHSRNLSLSVISTISQQNELPKQNEEINLPQPLHKKQQNNRIPSVYLNELY from the coding sequence ATGGCACCTACAGAGAATCTATCTACTATTACATCAAAATATGTCCCAACTCTTACTGCAAGAGCTCTTCCAAAATTAACATTAACAACAACCACATTCACCACCCCAAGTATAGAAATCCCCAGgactaataataatccatATATTTGGACCAATCCAAATAATGTACTGGATGGAActgtttttattagtatagGTGCAGCATTGGGTGGGCTTATTATTACACTTTTATTCATTAACTTATATTTATCTTATacttccaaaaaaaataccaatttggataattataactataataattttgataatgaaaaggCAAATTTCTTAAGATTAGATAGTAATCCATCTAGTCTttcgaaaaaaaataaaaaattagaaaattcacCTTTCACCAAATTTAATAGcacttcattattattaaacacGTCCGATCAAGATAGTTTGGAATATGAAATATCTACAGATATGGCATCCACGATAGTGGAAAATGGTAAGAAGAAAGTTATCAAAAATGAAACAAGTTTAAGTACTTTTGAATTCAAAGAACCATTCTCaccaattaataaatatacttCCAAAATTACAAAACCAGTAAATTTAAATCGTACTAATAGTACCAGTACAAGAAATAGTAGAAATTCACAAAACTTGAATCCATACCAATATACTGATAAAAGAAGttctttatttatatcACCCACGTTTGAAATAATGCAAAATGAAAAACGTCATTCTagaaatttatcattaagtGTTATTTCCACAATAAGTCAACAGAATGAACTTCCAAAacaaaatgaagaaattaatctACCACAACCTTTGcataaaaaacaacaaaataatagaatccCTTCTGtgtatttaaatgaattatattaa
- the OCA2 gene encoding Oca2p (similar to Saccharomyces cerevisiae OCA2 (YNL056W); ancestral locus Anc_2.251): MKPKYIPPLNFSPVVSTDVSLYRSGYPMPLNYSYIRNQLHLKTIIYVGDKEELSSEYSEFLKDNAILFHHVYMDSSRDVSLKPKMDKVLRLVLDTDNYPILIHSNKGKHRVGVVVGIIRKILQGWSIAGIYQEYGVFSGGLKGEVDLEYITMFETNLSIPKTKLPGFAKINLLDNTQSDGSSTDDNQTTIISSNLRERLVV, encoded by the coding sequence ATGAAAccaaaatatattccaCCTTTAAACTTTTCTCCTGTGGTTAGTACAGATGTTTCACTATATAGATCAGGGTACCCAATGCCTCTAAACTATTCATACATCAGAAACCAATTGCATTTAAAAACAATCATTTATGTCGGcgataaagaagaattatccTCAGAATATTCGGAGTTCTTAAAGGACAATGCTATATTGTTCCATCATGTATACATGGACTCTTCACGAGATGTATCCTTGAAGCCCAAGATGGATAAAGTTCTACGATTGGTCTTGGATACTGATAATTATCCAATTCTTATACATTCCAATAAGGGGAAACATAGAGTAGGGGTAGTAGTGGGGATTATAaggaaaatattacaaGGATGGTCTATAGCAGGTATATATCAAGAATATGGGGTATTTTCTGGTGGTCTGAAAGGGGAAGTtgatttggaatatataaCAATGTTTGAAACGAATTTATCTATCCCCAAGACAAAATTACCAGGGTTTGcaaaaattaatctttTAGATAATACTCAATCAGATGGTAGTAGTACTGATGATAATCAAACTACTATCATATCATCGAATTTGAGAGAGAGGCTTGTTGTATAA